CCAGAATCTCACGTTTGGCTTCCCCTGCTAACACTTAAGTAGAAACCAGAACCGTCTCCTCCTTTTTCAATCCCGTCCTTTTATAAGCTTTGCATAAGTAGTCCACTTTGGGATTGAGAGGTCAGTTCCTCTAACAATTCTTCCTTGAATCTTTCTAACTTTTGTCTACCCACAAACGGACTTTTGAACTGACCCATTTTGAAAAGACCCATTTAGCAAAAAGATtgcaaacgtttactcaaatagggtaatgcaaaaaaaatactaatttCGTGCATAATTATGCTGGGAGCGAAAACTGGAAACAGAAGCCATGGAGGCTGCCCTGAATTTGATTAGAGACTTATGCTGTCATGAAGACATCAATCAAACCATACTAAGCAAGAATAATAGCGAACTATATGTATACGAGCacataaaagaaaacttactTACCCTGGTGACTGAAAATCCTACGAAATAacagaaatttaaagaaaaccGTAACTAAGCAGATTGCAGCAAAATTGCGAACTTAAATTTGTAGCCAGAGAATTTAAAACCTTCATGAGAATCAAACATAAGAGGTCCACACCATACGACCCAGCATCGAAAGGTTTGGCAGAACGATTTGTCGGTAACTTTTGAAACAGGCTCACCGAAAGGCAATAACAAAAGAGTCCGCTGTCTCCAAAGCTGGAAAATTACTTTTAGCCTAAGAAAAGGATTGTGAGTACAAGAAACTACAAAAACCCGCAGATTTTGGCCATCACCGTAAGCATGCGGGTATAACCATATTACCTGGGCAGATGCCAGGCAACCATGCTTCTGCCGTGTTACACTTTGTTCTACATAAAGTTGCATGGCACACTGATCCGATCTCCGAAAGAGGATTTTATCGCCTTTGggagaaaacattttcaaccTAGACTAAAATGAATTCTCTGTCTCAAATTTATTACGATTGTGTTCTTCGATCCTTGTGTAATCGCTCTCAATCATTTCTATTTTAGGACAATAAGTCACTTATAACACTTATAATGGTGACTTTTTTCATATTCTTTTCTGCAAAATAGTCAACAAACTACTGGCTTTGATATAAATTGAATGCCTTTCGAACTACTATTGTAAAATGCTACTACCACTTTTTTTTCCGGCATATCGGTTACAGATCCATGAAGATCTGTGTTTTCACCAAACCCTTTTAAACCTCGCGTTAGAGTTAAGATTTTAAGTGGTTAAAAAAGTAGACAACTGTGACGTTTACTGCACGTTTTGTGTGACATTCAAACCACGTGCTTCTACGTCAGCAAGACATGAtgggttttcatgtaaaagaATATTGAGTTGACCTGTTGCTTTCAAGTGGCTGCTGTGTTCTTTTCGTTCTCTGACTTAGTGTCTCTTGTGATCTTCCTTTGTGTTTGATAACAGCACATTACAACAACTAGGTCTTCAAATTCATCTTCCTCTTGCTGATTGTCACTTTCAATGTTTTGCGTTCGCCGAGAGAGGGCGGATCCTCTCCTGCCGAGTTTTCTTAGTCTTTCTTCACTACATTGAAGTATGCTCTGagaatttaaacaaaaaggtTCTGCATCTGAGCGGCACATATTGCCAAACGTCGACTCGTCGCAGTATAACTTAAACATGTCACCCTTTTGCATTTTGACCTCAAACATCGAATTCAAGCGTTCGCCAATAAACCTTGCCATTTCTAACACCTCGGCATTTTCCTCAGCGTACGTTCTAGCATCAGCGTACGACTCATTTAGAACGGAGACTAGCATATTCATCAGGACTATTGACATGGTGATGTTGTACGCGAAGGCAAACAAAGGCCCAAGAACAGGCATTTCCCCTCGCAAATCGTCAAGTGGAACAGCTCTGCCTAATAGAAACTCAAACTGGGAAATGACAGCTTTCAGGTAGCTTGAATATTCAAGGACCACGCTGCCGAAGAGCTGCTTGCCGGAGATGACAAAAGCATTGAAgatgatgacaaaaaaaagaacataagACAGTTGATATAGCACCGACTGTcggaaagaagaaaacaaaaatatcacaTAAGGGTTAAATCGGATAAGGTTCAAAAGTTTAACTGTCACCATGAAAACTGCCACAGCTATTGCCACGTTTTCCCAGTTTGCCCAGTCTAAGGCATCATGGAAATGCAGTATTTCATAAGGATTGGCTTGAATGGCTTTGATGCTCTTCAAAACGCTCTTTGATCTAATCATGTAAAACACCACTGACAGTACAGAGAAAACGACCATAAAGAAATCGACCATATTCCAGATTGATGTGAAAAACGCAACATGTTGTCGACAAAGATGGACCAACATCATGATCAAGTTGTAAAACACCATGGCCATGAAAATGAACTGGCAGATCAGGTAAAACATGACAGCACCTGAATCTGTGCTGTACAACTCCAGTGTATCAACTTTTGCAGTGGTGTAGGCAACACCTGTCGCTTTTACTTCGTAGAAATATGTGGCAATTGTTAAGAGATTTGTGTTGACGTTAAATACGGCAAACTCCAATATCACCGCTTTTGTCCTTCGGTCAATCCACCCTTTCCCCAACGTTTCGGCTAATACTCCTTTTGCAGTTTCTTCATCATATCCCAAGACAGCAACATAGCCACCACCATTATACGAATTGTAAGTTCCTGTCATAAGGTGACTGTCAAGTTCTTCAGCTGTTTGGTAGCGCCAGGGTTTTGGGCAGAGACTGAGAGCCTCTGGCCATGACGCATTGTGGATAAGAGGCTTCCATCCTGGAAGGCTCAGAGCTGTAGTATCTTCGACCTCACTTGAGTAATCGTAAAGGCATTCTGCGATAAGGTGTGGTAGACCCTTACAGGAACCTGGAGAAAATTACAAACAGCACGTTGTtatcatgaaaaaggaaaaactcgAGTTCATAAAATCTACGAATGGTTAATCACTGGCAATTTAACACGGAACAGTTTGCACTTTCCGTAATGCTTGTTAGCAAAAGTGGACGATTTTCTTGATAATCTTTAATCTAAAAATACCTGTTGTAAGTTTTCATGCTTAGAATATCTTCCAAACTGAACAAGACTcgagaagaagaaggagaattCAGGATGCAGGGTAGTTACTAAATTTGAAACGCTCCGTATCAAGAAGTGACCTATTGTTTGTGCCCAATTCGTTTTCACAActttaaacaatagcctttTGTTCTTAGTTGCGCTTAGGGAATGAAGCCGAGAATTGCGGGTCATAAATTATAATCTTCGGAAAATTCTCGGCATGACAAACTAACCATTCAGGGGAGAGGGGTTTGGCAGTTGTGCCTTGAAGGTTGATTAGCTCAGAAGTACGCATGGGAGAAAACAGAGATTTACAGTAGAGTCTGCTTGTTTCATGCACCAGCGAActaattacatgaaattcagtGAAAATTTATGAACTCGCACTCTTGATTTTCAAATACAAGTCAAGCAAACCGAAGAAAaaatttcttgcctttttgatTATGTTCAAGCAGTTGACACAGAGTACAATAACTCGGAGTTACATCTGGGAATTTGTTTGGGCTTTTTGaacacaatggaaaatattcAACGTTACCGTTCTAATTTATTACGCTGCCACACCAGCCGTGAACAACGCTTAATTTTGACTCGAACGCTTCCTTAACTTGGAAAACAGCAATGCGAAGAGCGGCTTTCTCCAAAAaggaataaataataataagatgTCAGAGCGGCTCAAAATGACCTTATATGGCCTGTTTCACACCCGAGAACAATGCCTATTGTTCATTAAATGTCAACGCTTTTCTTGATACGTCTTACTGTTTCTGATTCGTAGTTGCCTCATCCACGGCATTCCGATTAGTATGGACGTCTTGTTTGCAATATACATATCCTTCTTATTTGAATCTCCGTTATACCAAGGTTGATTGTAAATGTTTGGAAGAAACTGCTCTCTCATCCAATTCCACAATTTGTGTCTGTCAGTAACCTGAAAATGTAAACACAACTTTTTTCTCTGAATTTGGCAAGAGAAATTtggttaaaattgaaaatatttctttgtttccgtGTGAGGTGAACTGAAAAAGCcttaattgaagaaaaaagtcTACTCACTAAACATTTTATTccattcttttttcctttgcagtCATAAAAGTACTTCAGTTGGTTAAGCAATGAATACATTGGCACTAACACTACTTGATCTCGGCCATTATTTCAAAGACAGAATGCTATGGCCCTCATCAGTAACGATAATACTCGAGCCTTAGTAAAATTTCATAGTTATAATAATCAGTACGTACTATTCAATAATTCAGTTTAccttgttaaattttgtgaaCGGAGTCACCAACGTGGTTGTCATTTTATAGCGATGACTGTTCTTGTTTCCATAACAAACGATTGCAAGGAAAAGCACAAAAATCAAATGGATCACTCTTTCCTTGGACATGCCAGCCAACATCGCTTCCTTTCTGGTTCTTTCACGTATCGTTGCTAACCTCGATAGTTTGAATCTTTCTTTTGGATTATCAACCAAAAAATCCACATCATTCTCGCACGCTAGGCCCGCCGTGCCCTTTGCATCTTGTGAACTATCTTCTCTTTTGCTCCTAAGAAAGAGGAACGACACGACAACCACAGCAAGCATAACCTTAGTTGGCTGTACGACGAAAATGTCTTGGCCATTTGATACCAAAATTGAAGAGAGCCATTGCTCAGCAATCTCCTTCCCCCACATCATGCTATAAAACAAAGTGAACGTGGACGCTGTTAAAGTTgtgacacaacaaagaaaccAGGCCAGGTATACGCAAAAGTGAGGTAACATGTATCCGCTGTCCCTGACTTTATCAATCAGTTTTTTAGTTGGATAAGTTTGGTCATACTTGTCCATTTTGTCGCTCTTTGGTCTGCTCGACTTGAATATGAAAACTATGAGAATATTGACAGGTGCAATTATTACTCCACTTTGCACTCCAACGACGATCTGTCTTAAGGTGAACTTGAAAGGTCCCACTTGGATACCGGCTGATTCAGATTTCCCACCAATGTTGTAGAACATTGCATTAGCAATCATGGCGCTGAATAGAACCGATAGGCAACACGATGCTCTTTGCACGCGAGTAAACGTACTACTGCTCGCTTTACCAAACACTGACATCCATAAATGACtatcagcaatttttcttccaaaacGCGAGCGAATCTCAGATGAAAATGTTGATGGTGTCTTATTATTGACAGTGGCTTCGATCAAGccatcttctttttcaactGCAAGCCATCTATTTACTGAGAATATCCACTGTTCCTCTGTCTGCCTGTCGCTTATTGTTACAGTTTCTACGAACCAGGATGGATTTTCTCCTGAGTTGTCATGCTCCAAAGTTATGCCTTTTAAAGGTCCAATTGATTCACTAGTAATTAGAGCAAAACCTTTCACACTTCCTCGCGAAAATATTTCACCGGAATCCCCTTCTCCTAAAAGAAGGACTTGTCTAAGCTCATCTGTTTCTCCCGTTATGGTGATGTTAACATTAGCTGTAGTTCCGGAGTTTCTCCACACACCAGTACTAATGACCACGTCGTAGAAATAGCTTCCCTCTTCAGAGATGGTCACACACTTTGAATGAGAGATCTACAAGAATGAGAGCAAAAGACCAACGACCATGAAGACGAAAAATAGCCGTGCACAGGTGGCTCAGTTGTTTAAGCATCGGGCTGTCAagaggtcgtgggttcgactCCGGCCAGACCATCACTTAGGGTCAATGGTTAGACTTTTAAGACTTTTCGAAAAAAGACAACagtaagaaaaagaaataaaactagACAAAGAAATGGATGTCACGGGCTAGCTAGGAAGTTGGCTGGCAGAGTAAATGATGTAAAGCAATCAACTTCTTGAGTAGCCTATTGCGTGACTTCGAGCATTGCTCTCCTGAAATGTAATTcctttctcatttttcgaaaagAGAATCTAATTATCAtggcttttttaattttatttttgtttaggtTTGTGATATTTTAGGATAGCTTCCACTCGCGCTCAATGCTATTTTACAGTCGTGATTGATGAGACACCTACCTTGCCTTCATCTCTTTTGTCCGCTCTTCTGGCAAAGACAACCACAACCAAGTAAATGAGGATCGCACAGCAAATTGTCACAAGCACAGAAATATTTCCGGATTCGGCAAGGTTACCAAATTCAGCAAAAACTTTGTCAAAGTCAATTGGGTTTGGTGCCTGAATGAAGTTTCCTCCAAATGTAGTCAAATGATTACAGCGACAAATGAGGTGTGTTGAATTAGACCTCGGATCAACCTATAAATTAAACCAATCATTGATCGAGAAGAAAAAGGATATGTTTTTTATCACGTAAAACTTCCCCGGGTTTTTATCTTTAACCGTAACTTCATTTCATTGCTtgaacaaagtaaaaaaagtgAGAATGGCTAACACTCAGACATATTATGATCTACTCTgacttaaaataaatgcaactaAAAAAGTTACGAGTCAGGACCCAACGAGGGCAGATCTAAAGTTGTTATACACTCACTAATGAgcttttattttgattaatgAGGTGTAAACTCAATAGGTGTCAGGCAAAAGACAGCCATCATCACGGTTGAAAGGAGCCTGGGAGGAATTTATGCGCCAAGTTTCCAAACAAAGGCGTTGATCATACCGTCGGTTCATTGATGGTAATAATTTCGGAAATATACATCAAATTGTATGGTTGGTTCGGCAAGCATCTTTAagtttcattgattttaaGCTAGAGTAGCTTACAAATGCTTACAAATGTTCAGCCATGATCAGTAGTGTATACTCACCTTGCACCCGTCCGATGTCCACTTGTCCTTATCTTCAGACCAATACAAGCAACCTGACTGAGTTATAGTTATTGTGTAATTCACATCTGTGGATGGGTCGTATCGTGGAACAACTGTCTTAGCGATTCCTGCTTTAGGTGGTGGATCCTTAAAGCCTACACATGCACGTTTTTGACGACCATGCCCAAAACACGATCTTCGATTTCTCGAGTGATGAGTTGAATTTTTACGTCCTACTATTCCAAAGTAAAGTCGGCCTTTAGTGGCTGGTAAAACTGTAACAGATCTTTTCTTGAAGGTGCAAGTCTGGTTTACTTGTTCTTTACTGAGTTCACATATATGTTCAAAGGAAATGGTGAAGTTGTAATCATAGTTGTCTACAGTGGGTCTTGATCCTAATCTTATAAATAATTCGACTATAACGACGCCAGTTTCTTGGATACTCATTTCCATAGTTACGGGAATATTTGGTAGTTCTGCATGATAAGAATGGACTACCATTTTATTTGGCTTCAAGAAACGATGATCTGATCTTTCACTTTCGTTGCCATCactttttgattggctggaaATCGGGATGACCATAACAATATCTTCAAGGAGATTTGACACATTGATCTTCGATTTGCCACTTTTTAACTCTAGACTGGTGACACTTGATTGAATGGCTTTGCTGCTTTGATCCCATGTGTAAGGATTGAAATTGACAGACGTCATCTGCAAAGATAACGTAACAAAGCGACATTAAAGTCCACGTCATACCTTTCGGCAGCGTAAGGTTCATAAATGGAATTCTTCAGGGTGAGCTCCGGCCGTCTTACAGAGATTCCAAGCTGACACACTAATACAACAAATCTATTGAGATGTTCGTGTTCTTGTTCTgcggatggaaacaatttcaatgcTAATGATCTTCACAGCTATGTTAtgccaggagcctatgagtaggagcatgcaactcaactttattcctgtcacggcgttttcatatgGACCgaattatttttagatcgaatctaccttgaatgagactcccgtgggagtgccaagaccaatcacaagacactaattgacgtcactgcgtcactggactggaactgcctttctttcgcaaaagaaaaggtttactaaaaatagatcagtctgtaacgtaggcttagtatgggagtcgCAAGCTCCTACGCATCGGCTCCTGGTTATGCTACTTGAGCAGTAGCGAAAGAAAtgcctgaaaatttcaggcctGAAAGGCTCTGGAACCTTGACCTCTGCAAtcattgaatttgaaattgctTCCATCCGCAGCTCAAATGAAATCTCATTAATTGTAACGCAAAATCCACTATCTGCGGGCTCCTTATATAGACCCCCATAATAACTCGCTCCctgttggcctgatagctcaactggaagaggactgcaccggcatcgcagagatcagggttcgagtcccgcTCAAGCctaaatttttcaggcctttctttcgcTACTACTCCAGTAGCATGGCACTATTGCGAAGATCACTTACATTGATTACGAATCATCCTAGTTATCACAACCTGTGCATTTACGCTGCCGTCAGCAGCGACATTTCCAAGATCACCAGGaagttgaaattttgaagatcccTCTTCCATACTGAGGCCTTTCACATCTTCTGCAGAGACCTTCCTAAGAGCTACCACCAGGTCATTTGTCTTTAGAAACATGCTCTCTGATGGCACCAAACGTTTAAGAAAGGCATCACTCATGTTGTTCAAGCTCTGCGACGCCTTTGCAACGTTTCCCTAAAGTGAAGTACGTCGAAATTAAATCAAACTCAACATGAGAAGTGATGTTGTCTGGTTATGAACATCAACAGAAACTTTCAGCTGCCTTTGTTTGAGGGGTGAAATGGGGATGTGTGACGATCTAGGGCCTTGTTGACTGTTAAGtatttaaagtgctactatgatgaaaatcacatcttttctattgaagccattttaacacataaacaagtagcctgtatgagaagaaaaatgctgtttactattttcaaatatctctttttgttccagagatattcaagtttttaaaatatgcaaattggcctagtgatgacgtcatatactcaaccaagttttgctcaaatatgatgaagaaagatatctcagccaatttgtatcagaaatgtttcattctttgcagtaagattctactaaatgtgctctacaatttgggcttaacaattttattcccatggcaacatactgggttccagacctctcCAATAAATGTATTCCTGGCCACCCTctgcgttcaatttttatatttgcaaatggtggcagatatacatgatccaacaagtaTATTaatatgttagcttgagtttgtggccttgtttaacgtttttcgagcagaaaatcacttacatattgattccaagtgggtggggactggaaaagagtgagttgccatggcaacaaaatgttccatagccttaggtgtgttttctatgGAACTTTTAGGctaccaagtttcaatgatcagcgctgcaaattggccaaggtagctctatttacacaaatgatgtattat
This sequence is a window from Acropora palmata chromosome 6, jaAcrPala1.3, whole genome shotgun sequence. Protein-coding genes within it:
- the LOC141884053 gene encoding polycystin-1-like protein 3 codes for the protein MTEINECTTNAHNCDLQATCTNTQGSFECFCNQGFTGNGVSCSDIDECTSSSHNCDPILATCNNTFGSFICTCIQGYSEDGVMCSDIDECETNTHNCHGVAYCHNNDGSFTCSCRAGYAGDGWTCDPMGDFSVSITNISKDKYHATPVKRSVKSTQAALIEGLPVGVTVLESILEWRLVSEAELATSDTAEGTIVSQGTAEWIINKRSIPAGIYQVKFTASIKIGDSSSPVTLNAFDYGFIKSVAGPLRAIIDGGSSVRWGSTESVAVDGGLSYDADIGPGTHTGVTFNWSCSDSADNKSMSYNCFGAFAKPNNDTTVTVDTTKLMVGNTYILRLTVTKDERLSFAEMSFEIAAGEIPQVTLRCFVDCGSTVSASNKFRVTSECPNSACNGSVYEWHLEKLEEDTAKWMNVAILPNMTSTGVTAKNLIIKQRALPSSTKFRLSLAVTSLFGSEGFGVLEFETAGKPYGGDCSASVQEGIALETEFTFECQGWEDKNTPLKYEFRVGKDTISYGNSPKSVSTVLPAGQEEDDFKLVINIYIKNSVGVAAVTVLHVKVTGSSSLDPCHTPADVVGEQLKALVVGDGNKMDGFLNKGEISRAAQLAMSVLKAANAKPPCGNELSMLVKIVISATITERFTSIEPESLQMSRMIVAVINEASGGGGSEGRGGELALKMSEAATKELVNALNDPEEPFTPEVEEAAVGVAGVLKNVLKSSSKSSQESESSSSKGNVAKASQSLNNMSDAFLKRLVPSESMFLKTNDLVVALRKVSAEDVKGLSMEEGSSKFQLPGDLGNVAADGSVNAQMTSVNFNPYTWDQSSKAIQSSVTSLELKSGKSKINVSNLLEDIVMVIPISSQSKSDGNESERSDHRFLKPNKMVVHSYHAELPNIPVTMEMSIQETGVVIVELFIRLGSRPTVDNYDYNFTISFEHICELSKEQVNQTCTFKKRSVTVLPATKGRLYFGIVGRKNSTHHSRNRRSCFGHGRQKRACVGFKDPPPKAGIAKTVVPRYDPSTDVNYTITITQSGCLYWSEDKDKWTSDGCKVDPRSNSTHLICRCNHLTTFGGNFIQAPNPIDFDKVFAEFGNLAESGNISVLVTICCAILIYLVVVVFARRADKRDEGKISHSKCVTISEEGSYFYDVVISTGVWRNSGTTANVNITITGETDELRQVLLLGEGDSGEIFSRGSVKGFALITSESIGPLKGITLEHDNSGENPSWFVETVTISDRQTEEQWIFSVNRWLAVEKEDGLIEATVNNKTPSTFSSEIRSRFGRKIADSHLWMSVFGKASSSTFTRVQRASCCLSVLFSAMIANAMFYNIGGKSESAGIQVGPFKFTLRQIVVGVQSGVIIAPVNILIVFIFKSSRPKSDKMDKYDQTYPTKKLIDKVRDSGYMLPHFCVYLAWFLCCVTTLTASTFTLFYSMMWGKEIAEQWLSSILVSNGQDIFVVQPTKVMLAVVVVSFLFLRSKREDSSQDAKGTAGLACENDVDFLVDNPKERFKLSRLATIRERTRKEAMLAGMSKERVIHLIFVLFLAIVCYGNKNSHRYKMTTTLVTPFTKFNKVTDRHKLWNWMREQFLPNIYNQPWYNGDSNKKDMYIANKTSILIGMPWMRQLRIRNSSCKGLPHLIAECLYDYSSEVEDTTALSLPGWKPLIHNASWPEALSLCPKPWRYQTAEELDSHLMTGTYNSYNGGGYVAVLGYDEETAKGVLAETLGKGWIDRRTKAVILEFAVFNVNTNLLTIATYFYEVKATGVAYTTAKVDTLELYSTDSGAVMFYLICQFIFMAMVFYNLIMMLVHLCRQHVAFFTSIWNMVDFFMVVFSVLSVVFYMIRSKSVLKSIKAIQANPYEILHFHDALDWANWENVAIAVAVFMVTVKLLNLIRFNPYVIFLFSSFRQSVLYQLSYVLFFVIIFNAFVISGKQLFGSVVLEYSSYLKAVISQFEFLLGRAVPLDDLRGEMPVLGPLFAFAYNITMSIVLMNMLVSVLNESYADARTYAEENAEVLEMARFIGERLNSMFEVKMQKGDMFKLYCDESTFGNMCRSDAEPFCLNSQSILQCSEERLRKLGRRGSALSRRTQNIESDNQQEEDEFEDLVVVMCCYQTQRKITRDTKSENEKNTAAT